In Hirundo rustica isolate bHirRus1 chromosome 4, bHirRus1.pri.v3, whole genome shotgun sequence, a genomic segment contains:
- the RASSF9 gene encoding ras association domain-containing protein 9 isoform X1 — translation MAPFGRNLLKTRHKNRSPSKDMASNEREIVVWVCQEEKIVCGLTKRTTCSEVIQALLEEHQTTFGEKKVLFGKPSDYCIVEKWRGSERVLPPLTKILRLWKAWGEEQVNLHFVLVKSDAFLSFPLWKTAEAKVVQNVEKQWDLSPANYMKMLPIDKQKKIVRKTFRKLAKLKQDSVQQERDNMETLIHLIISQDHTIHQQVLRMKELDMEIEKCEAKFHLDRVANDGENYVQDSYLMINTSESEQQGSRPDDQKEMHDYLNKSEGIVQVEERLKHHKQLIENLCAEIEREVHGICMEKNGEDVQTEGVGSPELEISDLESVKYELEKSMKDGLRISSYLSCIQKELTYRDSLLQKKEKEYELLTEEFNLLHVKDNIETRFQSNEEPSKGSGISSNSIAVPDFVHRVTNLDINDTDSDTGISSTHSQDSEITAGDMVLLST, via the coding sequence atctcCCAGCAAGGACATGGCTTCAAATGAAAGAGAgattgtggtttgggtttgccAGGAGGAGAAGATTGTATGTGGCCTGACAAAGCGCACAACTTGCTCAGAAGTGATTCAAGCACTGCTTGAGGAACATCAGACAACATTTGGAGAGAAAAAGGTCCTTTTTGGAAAACCTAGTGATTACTGCATTGTAGAAAAATGGAGAGGCTCAGAACGAGTACTGCCTCCCTTGACAAAGATTCTGAGACTTTGGAAGGCCTGGGGGGAAGAGCAGgttaatttgcattttgtatTGGTAAAGTCAGATGCTTTCCTCTCATTTCCATTATGGAAGACAGCTGAAGCCAAGGTGGTACAAAATGTAGAAAAGCAGTGGGACCTCAGTCCAGCAAACTACATGAAGATGTTGCCAATagacaagcaaaagaaaattgtgAGGAAGACTTTCCGGAAACTAGCCAAGCTTAAGCAGGACAGTGTTCAGCAAGAGAGAGATAATATGGAGACACTGATTCATCTGATAATTTCTCAAGATCATACCATTCATCAACAAGTCCTTAGAATGAAGGAACTAGATATGGAAATTGAAAAATGTGAAGCAAAATTCCATCTAGATCGTGTGGCAAATGATGGAGAAAATTATGTGCAGGATTCCTATTTAATGATCAATACAAGTGAGTCTGAGCAGCAAGGGAGTAGACCAGACGATCAGAAAGAGATGCATGACTATCTGAACAAAAGTGAGGGAATTGTACAGGTTGAAGAGAGACTGAAACATCACAAACAATTAATAGAGAACCTGTGTGCTGAAATTGAAAGAGAAGTACACGGTATatgtatggaaaaaaatggagaggaTGTTCAAACAGAAGGAGTAGGTAGTCCTGAACTGGAAATCTCAGATTTGGAAAGTGTAAAATATGAGCTGGAAAAAAGTATGAAAGATGGTCTGAGAATCAGCTCATACCTGAGCTGCATCCAGAAAGAACTTACATACAGGGACTCACtgcttcaaaagaaagaaaaagaatatgaaCTTCTTACAGAAGAGTTTAATTTACTACACGTTAAAGACAACATTGAAACTAGGTTTCAGTCAAATGAAGAGCCGTCCAAGGGCAGTGGCATCTCCAGTAACAGCATTGCTGTTCCTGACTTTGTTCATAGAGTGACTAATCTGGACATAAATGATACAGACTCTGACACTGGAATCAGCTCTACACACAGTCAGGACTCTGAAATAACTGCAGGGGACATGGTACTGTTGTCAACATAG
- the RASSF9 gene encoding ras association domain-containing protein 9 isoform X2, with protein MASNEREIVVWVCQEEKIVCGLTKRTTCSEVIQALLEEHQTTFGEKKVLFGKPSDYCIVEKWRGSERVLPPLTKILRLWKAWGEEQVNLHFVLVKSDAFLSFPLWKTAEAKVVQNVEKQWDLSPANYMKMLPIDKQKKIVRKTFRKLAKLKQDSVQQERDNMETLIHLIISQDHTIHQQVLRMKELDMEIEKCEAKFHLDRVANDGENYVQDSYLMINTSESEQQGSRPDDQKEMHDYLNKSEGIVQVEERLKHHKQLIENLCAEIEREVHGICMEKNGEDVQTEGVGSPELEISDLESVKYELEKSMKDGLRISSYLSCIQKELTYRDSLLQKKEKEYELLTEEFNLLHVKDNIETRFQSNEEPSKGSGISSNSIAVPDFVHRVTNLDINDTDSDTGISSTHSQDSEITAGDMVLLST; from the coding sequence ATGGCTTCAAATGAAAGAGAgattgtggtttgggtttgccAGGAGGAGAAGATTGTATGTGGCCTGACAAAGCGCACAACTTGCTCAGAAGTGATTCAAGCACTGCTTGAGGAACATCAGACAACATTTGGAGAGAAAAAGGTCCTTTTTGGAAAACCTAGTGATTACTGCATTGTAGAAAAATGGAGAGGCTCAGAACGAGTACTGCCTCCCTTGACAAAGATTCTGAGACTTTGGAAGGCCTGGGGGGAAGAGCAGgttaatttgcattttgtatTGGTAAAGTCAGATGCTTTCCTCTCATTTCCATTATGGAAGACAGCTGAAGCCAAGGTGGTACAAAATGTAGAAAAGCAGTGGGACCTCAGTCCAGCAAACTACATGAAGATGTTGCCAATagacaagcaaaagaaaattgtgAGGAAGACTTTCCGGAAACTAGCCAAGCTTAAGCAGGACAGTGTTCAGCAAGAGAGAGATAATATGGAGACACTGATTCATCTGATAATTTCTCAAGATCATACCATTCATCAACAAGTCCTTAGAATGAAGGAACTAGATATGGAAATTGAAAAATGTGAAGCAAAATTCCATCTAGATCGTGTGGCAAATGATGGAGAAAATTATGTGCAGGATTCCTATTTAATGATCAATACAAGTGAGTCTGAGCAGCAAGGGAGTAGACCAGACGATCAGAAAGAGATGCATGACTATCTGAACAAAAGTGAGGGAATTGTACAGGTTGAAGAGAGACTGAAACATCACAAACAATTAATAGAGAACCTGTGTGCTGAAATTGAAAGAGAAGTACACGGTATatgtatggaaaaaaatggagaggaTGTTCAAACAGAAGGAGTAGGTAGTCCTGAACTGGAAATCTCAGATTTGGAAAGTGTAAAATATGAGCTGGAAAAAAGTATGAAAGATGGTCTGAGAATCAGCTCATACCTGAGCTGCATCCAGAAAGAACTTACATACAGGGACTCACtgcttcaaaagaaagaaaaagaatatgaaCTTCTTACAGAAGAGTTTAATTTACTACACGTTAAAGACAACATTGAAACTAGGTTTCAGTCAAATGAAGAGCCGTCCAAGGGCAGTGGCATCTCCAGTAACAGCATTGCTGTTCCTGACTTTGTTCATAGAGTGACTAATCTGGACATAAATGATACAGACTCTGACACTGGAATCAGCTCTACACACAGTCAGGACTCTGAAATAACTGCAGGGGACATGGTACTGTTGTCAACATAG